Genomic segment of Luteitalea sp.:
ACGCCGCCGGCGCCCGTGCGCGCGAGGATGGCGCCCACGCCCGCATTACGCTCCGCAATGAGCTGGACCTTGGCCGCATGGAGCGAGAGTGGTTCGATGATCCGCCCGACCACGCCTTGGGGAGCAATGACCGCCATGTCCGTCTGCAGACCGTCCTCTCGCCCGCGGTCGATGATAACCGTCTGCGGCCATTGGATAGGATCGCCGGCGATGACCTGGGCGGCAAGCGTCCGCTGGACGACCCGCCGGCGCAGCCCGAGCAGCGATTCGAGGTGCGCTGCACGGCGGACACGCGCCCGCTCCTGGTGCACCTGTAGCTGCAGGACCTCGACCTGACGCCGCAAGCGTGTCGCTTCCTTTTCGGCGCCACGCAAGCCGACATAGCGCTCCCACACCCGGCTGACGCCGCCGTAGAGACGCGCGGCGCCGCGCTGCAGCTCTGCGAACGTGCCAAAGGTCACCGTGTCGAGGACGGGAATGCCGGAACGCGTGCTGACCTGGACCGAGATCAGGATGACGTGGCCAACCAGCAGCAGAACGAGCAACCACGTGTGTCGGTTGACGTCGACGCCCTGCGCGTGGTCACTGGTGATGGGCATTGTCGATTCTGAGTAGTGGTCAGTGGCCAGTGATCAGTGGTCAGCCGATCCGCCACCTTCCGGTGGTTTCATCCTTTGGCGGGGTAGTTCGCCACTAGTCAATCGAGATCTTCCGCAGCAGATTGAAATCCGACAGCATCTTGCCCGCTCCTAGCACGACAGACGACAGCGGATCTTCGGCCATCGCCAGCGGAAGCCCTGTCTCCTCACGCAAGCGCTTGTCCAGGTTCCTGAGGAGCGAGCCACCGCCAGTCAACACAATGCCGCGATCGACGATGTCGGCCGACAGCTCGGGCGGCGTACGCTCGAGCGCGACACGCACGGCATCGACGATCACGTTGACGGTCTCGGCGAGCGCCTCCCGGATCTCCTCATCCGTGATGGTAATGGTCTTGGGCACCCCTTCGATGAGATGCCGCCCCTTGATCTCCGTCGCCAGGCGCTCGTCCAGCGGATAGGCAGACCCGATCTCCATCTTGATCTGCTCGGCGGTACGCTCCCCAATCAAGAGGTTGTACGTCTTCTTGATGTAATCGATGATGGCCTCGTCCATCTCGTTGCCCGCCACGCGCACGGCCTTGCTGTACACGATGCCGGCGAGCGAGATCACGGCAATATCCGTCGTGCCGCCGCCGATGTCGACGATCATGTTGCCCGATGGCTCGGTGATCGGCATGCCGGCGCCGATGGCGGCCGCCATGGCCTCCTCGACCAGGTACACCTCGCTGGCCTTCGCGCGGTACGCGCTGTCCTTCACGGCACGTTTCTCGACCTGCGTGATCTCCGACGGCACGCCAATGACAATCCGCGGACGCACCCACACGTTGCGGTTGTGGGCCTTCTTGATGAAATAGGCCAGCATGCGTTCGGTCACTTCGAAGTCGGCGATGACGCCGTCCTTCATCGGCTTGATCGCCACGATGTTGCCGGGCGTTCGTCCGAGCATGTCCTTCGCTTCCCGGCCGACGGCTTCGATCCGGCCGTTGACCTTGTTGATGGCGACCATCGACGGCTCGCTGACGATGATGCCCTTGCCACGGACATAGACGCAGGTGTTGGCCGTTCCGAGGTCGATGGCCAGATCACTCGAGAAGAGCGAGAACAGCGAACGAGCACTCAACGACGCTTCTCCACGCGCGACGCGCGCGCGATCCTGGGCGAGGCCACATGGAGGTCGTTGCGGCCGTGCGCCTTGACCCAATACATCGCCTGGTCGGCGGCTCTGAGGAGCGCCCCCGCCGAAGCCGGGGGGTTCGACGCGGCCGCCACGCCGATCGAGATCGTCAACCGAAGCGGCTCGGCCTCCGACGCCAGGAACGTGTGGCCCGCCAGACGCTCGATGAGACGCGTGCCCAGCGCCACCGCGCTCGCTTCGGCCGTGTCCGGCAGCACGGCCGCAAACTCGTCACCGCCGTAGCGGGCGAACACGTCGCCGTCGCGGACCGCGCTGCGGAGCAGATCGGCCGTTTCGGCGAGCGCTTGGTCACCCAAGAGGTGCCCGTAGGTGTCGTTCACGCGCTTGAAGTGATCCAGATCCCCGAACAAGACCGCCACCGGACGTCCCGTCCGTTGCGATCGCGCCACCTCTTGCGCCAGCGCGCGACGCAGGTAGCGCGCATTGTACAGTCCCGTCAGCTCGTCGGTCACCGACAGGGCCTGGGCGCGTTCCAGGTGCATCGACACGTCGAGCGCATACACCATCGGTGAGAAGAGGAGCCCGAGCTCTCGGCTCAACGTGCGGCTGCAGCGGGGAGTCTCGACCGCCGGCGCGCTGTCCAGACCGACGAGCGTGGCCACCGCTCGCCGCCGGTCGACGAGGACGAATGCGACACCTGCGATCGCCGATCCAATCCCCATCGCGCGTCGCACGTCGCGCGCCGCCCAGAACGGATCGCCCGCCTGGAGCGTGCGACGTGCGATCGCCAACACCACCGGCCGCCGGGCCGGGGTCAAGCCGCGCGCGCCAAGCACTCGGATCGTCCCTGTGGGCTCTTGGACCGCCACCACCCAACAGGGGAGCGGCAGCCACCGAGTGAGCCACTCGACGATCGTATCGGCGACAGCGTTGGGCGCCGTAGGTGTCTGTACCTTGCGCACGAGACGTGCGTAGGATTCAACATGGTCGAGCCAGACCGCAAGTGCCGCCCTGGCTGTACGGAGACGGATACTGAGATCCACAAGATGGGCGACCGCCGTTTTAGATTCTTCGAGAACCTCAGGATACCCCGGAATCGAGTCGAAGGCCGTTGCGGGGTCCCGCTCGCGGTACGAGGTGGACGAAGAGGCCGGTATGGGGCACGCTCACGAGACGCGGCCCGACGGCCCGGACTCCGATTGAGGCAATTTATCACATCCCCGGAGGCACCGGGATGAGGGGGTCACCTTGGAAACTGGACAGGTCCCTCTTTGGTCCGCTGGTCCGAAAACGAGGCTGTCGCCGTCTTCTTCCCCTAGATCCCTAGATCCCTAGATCCCTAGCCCCCTAGATCCCTAGACCCCTAGATCCCTCGCTCCCTTTGCTCCCTCGCTCCCCGCCCCTTTTGCATTACGATTGTCCTTATGACGATGTTGGACCGGATGCGGCGGCACAAGGGGTGGCTCAAATGGAGCCTCGCGCTGGTTTGTCTGGCGTTCGTGGCGCTCTATTTCCCCGACTTTCTGTCGCAACAGCAGGATGCCGGCGCGGCGCCGAGCGCGGCGGTCGCCGAGGTCGATGGTCGCAAGATCACCGTGGCGGAGTTCACGCGCGCCTATTACCAGCGCCTCGATGCGTATCGCGCGTCGGCCGGCGAGTCGTTCGATCCAGCGCTGCTCAAGCAGCTCGGCGTCGACCGGCAGATCCTGAGCGTGCTCATCGACGAACAGGCCACGTTGGCCGAGGCCGAGCGGCTCGGCCTGACCGTCAGCGATGCCGAGGTGCGCGAGCGCATTCTTCGGTTGCCAGGGCTGCAGCAGAACGGACAATTCATCGGCGAGGAACGTTACCGACAGCTCCTGAGTGTGCAGCGACCACCGCTGACGCCCAGTGAGTTCGAGGCAGACGTTCACAAGCAGCTTCTTGCCGAGAGGCTGCGGAGCGCGCTGACCTCCTGGATGACCATGCCAGACGAGGAAGTGGACCGCGAGTACCAGCGCCGGAACGAGAAAGCCAAGCTCGAGGTCGTGTCGTTTGCTGCGGACACGTTCACGTCCGAGGCCGCGCCAAGCGCCAACGAGGTGGCCGCGTACTTCGAGAAGAACCGCGAGAAGTACCGGTTCGGCGTGAAGATGAAGATTCGCTTCCTTGCCATCGACATGCCAACGCTTGGCAAAGCCGTCACCGTGTCACCGCAAGATGCCCAGCAACACTATGACGACAACATCGAGCAGTACTCCACGCCCGAGCAGGTGCGCGCGAGCCACGTCCTGCTCGAGACCAACGAGAAAGACGAAGCCGAGGTTCAGAAGCAGGCCGAGGGTCTCCTCGCCCGGATCAAGGAAGGCGCAGACATCGCCGCGATCGCGAAGGAATACTCGGACGATCCCAGTAGTAAGGACAAGGGCGGCGACCTCGGATACTTCGGCCGGGGCGCAATGGTGAAGGAGTTCGAGGACGTGGCGTTCTCCCTGCAGCCGGGCCAGCTGAGCGACCTCGTCAAATCGCAGTACGGCTTCCACATCATCAAGGTGATGGACAAGAAGCCGGCGGAGACGCGGCCCTTCGCCGAGGTCCAAAATCAGATCGTCGAGCAGTTGAAGGGGCAACGTGCACAGGCACGCGCGAAAGAGCTGTCAACACAGATCGCGCCTGAGATCACGCAACCGTCCGATCTCGACACGGTCGCGCGCAAGCATGGCCTCCAGGTACGCGAGTCAAACTTCTTCGAGCGCGAGGAGCCGATCGAGGGGCTCGGGCCTGCGCCCGAGGTGAGCAAGGCCGCCTTCTCACTGCCGCAAGGTCAGGTCAGCGAGGCGTTGCAGGCGCCGCAGGGATATGTCTTCATCACGGTCCTCGACAACCAGCCAGCGCGCACACCAAAGTTGAGCGAGGTGGAAGCACGCGTCAAGGAGGACCTCACGCAGCAGCGGGCGCTCGACCTCGCACGAACCGAGGCAAAGAGCCTGATGGCGTCGTTCAAGGACGACTTCGCCCGGGCTGCGAAGAGCGCGGGGTTGAGTGTGGAGACGACCGACTTCACCCGCGGCGCGAGCGTCCCGACCGTTGGTGTCAATGCAGAGATCGACGAGCTCGCCTTCAGTCTCCCAGCAGGCGGCGTCAGCGATCCGATCGTCACCGATACCGGGGCGTCGATTGTTCACGTTGTCGAGCGCACGGAGATCAAGAAGGAGGATCTTGCGGCCGAGCGCGAGACGCTGCGCCAAGAGCTCCTCGAGCAGCAGCGCGGTCGCTTCATGACCAGTTACCTCACCAAGGTGAAGGAGCGGCTCGACATTCGGCAGAACGACGCCGTGCTACAGCAGGCGATAGCCTCGTAGCGGCGGTGCGGGGCGCGACGGGGTGACAAGGTGTCACCCCATCACCCACTCAGGGCCGCACGAACACGTAAGGCATCAGCGCGAGCGGATCGCCAAGGCGCAGCAGGCTGAGCGGTGTTTGGACGGCAGCGAGCGCGCGTCGCTCGTTCGGCGTGGCCATCGCTTCCAGCAAGAGGCTGCGTCCTTCCTCTGCGGCCGACAAGGGATCAGCAAGCCACTCGAAGAAGCCTTTTCTCGGCGGATACGTCACGAGCTCGACCGGTGCATCGTCACTGATGTTGGCCCGCTTGCGGGCAATGGCAATCGCGCGTGGCAGGCCTCCCAGCTCGTCGACGAGTCCCAGATCCTTGGCCTGCCGGCCTGTCCACACACGACCCTGCGCCAACGCATCGATCTGGTCCGGCGTGCGACGGCGCGCCTGTGCGACCTTCTCGACGAACTGGTCGTAGAAGGCTTGCATGTGCTCTTCGAGCTTGGCGCGCTCGTCCGGCGTGAAGCGCCGCGCCGGAGAGCCCATCTCGGCAAACCGTCCCTCGGCGACCGAGTCCACGCGCGCCCCTAGCTTCGACATGAGACCGGCCGTCACGAACTTTCCGCCGAAGATCCCAATGGAGCCGGTCAACGTGCCCGGCTGCGCGACGATGACGTGGGCGGGCATGGCGATGTAGTAGCCGCCGGAGGCAGCCAAGTCCGACATCGAGACGATGATCGGCTTCACGTCGCGCGTCAACATCAGCTCGCGCCAGATGGCATCGGACGCGATCGAGGATCCGCCCGGGCTGTCGATGCGCAGCACGACCGCCTCGATACTGCGGTCCTTACGGACTTCACGGATGTACTCGTTCAGCGTGTCGGCGCCCACGTACCCGCCTTGCCACGAATCGCCGCTTCTGCCCGGCGTGATCGTGCCAACCGCATAGATGAGTGCCACCCTGGACCCGCGTGTGTGGCCGAGCCGGTGATCGTCTACGGCGATGTAGTCCCCGACGTCGAGCAGCTGAGACGACTCACCGATCCCGCTCTTCGCCCCGACCTGATCCAGGTAAGCGAGGCCATCGACCAGGCCGTGCTCGAGGGCATCCTCCGGCAACATCGGACCGCCGTTCACGAGCGCTCGCACTTCGGCTTCGGACTTCTTGCGGCTCGCGGCAATGCCGCGCACGAGCTCGCGAAACGCGTCCGCGTTGAGCGAGGTGGCCATCTCGCGATGCGCCGGCGTGAAGCCCTCTTCGGTGAATGTGTTCACCGCCGTCTTGTAGTCGCCAATGTGCACGAGGTCGGGATAGATGCCGAGCTTGTCCAGCGTGCCTCGCAGGAACAGCTCGTAGCTGGCCAGGCCGGCGAGATCCAGCGTCCCTGACGGCATCAGATACACTCTGTCGCACGCCGAGGCGAGGTAGTACTCCTGATTACCGGCGTACTCGAGATGCGCGACGAGTGGCTTGCCCGAGCGCCGGAAATCGAGCAGCGCGTCGCGGAGCTCCTGCGTCTTGCCCCACAGGGCTGCTGCGCCTGCGGACGAGACCACGACACCCTTGATGCGCCGGTCGCTCTTCGCGCGGCGCAGTGCACCGATGAGGCCATTCAGTGTGGGCTGTTCGCGCCAGAACGCCGGCAATCCCGACGGCTGGTGCTCCGGCAGATCTGCGCTGAGTCGCAGAACCAGTGTGGCGTTCGACGGGATCGGACGGGGCCCGCCGACGAACGTGTAGACGAACGCCAAGCCTGCAGCCGACGTCAGAACGGCGACAACGATGAGGATGAGAACCAGCCAAAGGCCGCGACGTGCCGCCACGGAGTCCGCCTTTCGATCAGAAACCCTCGAGATGCGGGATTAAGCTGAGAGCTCACTTGCAGTGACACTCGTCGCGTCGGGCCCGCAGTTCCAGGCTCAAGGGGTTGTGCTACGGGAGCCAACGAGTGGCAACACAAGTGAGCTCTGCGCTTAGAATTGGTAACCCTCGCCAACATTCGAGTATAGCATTGAGCTGTTTGGGGTTCTCGATCGCTCGCGGTGCTTGAGGTATACTTTGTGGTTCGCGCTCGCGAGAGCCCTGGTGCCATGCGGAAGTGGCGGAACTGGCAGACGCGCAGGTCTCAGGAACCTGTCGAGGAAACTCGGTGGGGGTTCAAATCCCCCCTTCCGCACCATATCTAATCTCCTCAAAATAAGAAACTTAGTGATACGCCATTTGTTGCGTACTCACTTTGTCCCAAACTTGCGATATACAGGTCCATCACGCTCGGCAATTGACTGGTTCGTGGACGATGCTGTGCGCGAAGGTTGGTCGACCTGTTCGATTACCGAACTTGCGGCGATCAGCGTCTGCGCGCAGCCCCCAATATCGCAGTCCCCCGCGACGACGGCGGAAGCGTTGCTCCTGCTGCTTATTCCTGTCCATTCCACCTCATTCCGGACAGGCTCTTTGGAGGTAGGAGGACGCAGGAGGGCTCCGCTAGCCGGTTAGGGAGCCTACCCACCAGCGGAGCGCCGCACGCACGCACGTGCGCGACAGCGCGCCACGGAACTCACGTAATTCTGGTTGGGGGTTCACGGGGGCGGTTGGCTGGGGATGGCCACTTCGGTGTACGACCCCTGGTGTGGCGGCATTCACGGCCGCGACAACCCGTTCGACGTGCCACCGTAGGATTGGCCAGCGGGGATTGCCGAGCACCACCATTGCAATCGTTCGCCCGCTGAGATTCTGCTGATGGCGGATGTTCTTGTCAGGAGTTACGAGAACCTCGAAGCCCGCCGCCTCGGCGGCATCGAGCAATTCCCCGTTGCCGAGCGTGTCCCAGCCCTGTGCCTTCGTTTCCTTGACCGTGTGTGCGGTCAGGGACTGTGCGAGCCCTCGGGGTGTGCCGTGATCAAAGAGCACCAGCATTTACGCGCCGCCGGCAGGCACCTCTTCCAGGCTGCGCGTCACAAAATCGATGACCGCGTTGACCTGCTCACGGGTCACGTCAAACTGCTCCATCACTTCATCCACCGTCATGCCTGCTTCGAGATTCTCGAAGATGATGGACACCGGCATGCGCGTGCCGCGCAGCACCCAGGCGCCACTCACCTTCCCTGGGATGCTCTCCACTTCAGGGCATTGCGACCAATCGAGCGCCGCCATCGTCAAACCTCCTGACTTCAGCGTAAAGGATTCTCGACCGTCTGTCACGCCTCCGCCGGTGTCGGCCTGCAGGGAAGCGCCGAGCCATCATTCTGTTGGACCCCGTGGATCGGGTGGGACGATGAATTCGAGGCATTCGTCGCGAGCATCGTCTCCACGTTCCTGCAACGTTACGACCCGAAGCGCGAACGGTGCTGGATCGCTGAACGGGACGGCGTGCGGGTTGGCTCGGTCTTCCTCGTGCGGCACTCGAAGACTGTGGCAAAATTGCACCTCTTGCTGGTCGATCCCAGCGCACGCGGATTGGGCATTGGCACGCGGCTCGTAAGCGAATGCGTGCGCTTCACACGCCACGCCGGCTATCGGAAGATCACGCTCTGGACGCAAGCGTCACTGCACGCCGCCCCGGCACATCTACAAACAAGCCGGTTTCCGCCTGACAGGAAAACAACCGCACCACAGCTTCGGTCACGACCTGATCGGCGAGACGTGGGAGCTGACTCTCTAATGTCTCTACCTCAACGCGCTCACTGAAGCGGCCGCACCTCTGCCGGAACACCGATTGGGCATTCTAGTGCCGCACGGTCCCAGCCTCCGGTCTCGGCTGCGGCTGCATACGTCGTGGAGAGGAAGTCGAGCAACAAGGCGTCGGGGTCCGCGGCAGCAGCGACCGCATCGTAAGGCAGGATGAACTCTCCCATCGTCGTGTCGAAATAGGCACCCGCAGGGACCGGCTTGTCGCGAAAGCCGCCGGGTTCGGGATAGGCATAGGAGTAGAAGGCCGCACGTGGGAAGGTCTCATTGCCCGGCCAGAATCCGGCACTGCTCACTTCGTGCGAATACGCTTCCCGCGTCACTTCATCCGGTAGCCCCGGCACGCCACCTGGATGCAGCGGGGCGGGCCGTCCGGAGAAACGGGTGAGCGCGAGATCGAAGCTGCCCCAGAAGAAATGGACCGCGCTGACCTTGCCCAGGAAACCGGTGCGGAAGAGCTTGAAGATCCGATCAACTTGGACCAGCGCGCGCCAGAAGCGATGGACTGCGGCGGCGTCATAGGCAGCGTGAGTCCGGTCCTGTGAAAACGGGATCGGGTTGGCGATCTCGTTCGGCATCTCGTTGATCGCCACGGCTATGCCTATGCTGTTCAAGAGATCGAGAACCGCACGATGGAAGGCCGCAACCGTTTGTGGCGCGAGCGGGAGCGATCCTTCCTGGCCAGTGCTCGTGCGGACCGCGAGCCGGTGGCTGATGAAATCGAGCTCGATTTCGAAGATCTCGTTGCCCATCGGAATCGGCGACGTGCCGAGCCCACGGGCGGTCACATACAGTGGAATGTGCCAGCCATGGTTGACCCAGGGGGTCAGCCTCAGGCGGACTTTGCCCACGATCTGAGTCCAGAGCTGCAAGGTGGCGGCTGTTTCTCGCCACGCAGGATACGGGAGATCGGGCCACACGGCGACGTCGTCCATAGAACCTCTCTCGCCAGCGGCTGACTGACGAATGCCAACGCGTGTAGTTGGTCGCGTTGCGCCAGATAGTTGCGTCTGGAAGCCGACACCTCGGATTATATCCTTCGTTCCAGTCTCGACTGACTGGGACACGACTACGCAAGCATGAGGAAATTCCGGGCAGAATAGACGCGCCAGACGGACGGCAAGCTCGTGCTGTCGAACAGTCACGAGATATGCGAGCACGCCGTAAATGCCAATCATGGCGACGGCCAGCGCCACACTGGCCAGCAGCACAAGCACCCATGTTCTGATCTGCGCGGGAGCCCAGTTGTGCCTGTAGCATATACGTCTATGACCGGTCCCAAGGCAAGTTCGGCACCGTCCTTGCGCACGCGTGGGAAAGCGTGAGACGTGCGCAAGCGTGTCGCGTTTTCGAACGGTTCTAACGGCACCGTGCCGATGCCATTCACTGAGTGCTATGATTCGCCAGCGGGTCACCGTGAATGGCGCGAGAGAAGACACCTCCCCCGGCTCTGGAAGCCAAGCCACTGGACCTGGACTCCCACGTTCGCCCTTTCCTGAAGTGGGCAGGCGGTAAGCGACAGCTGCTGCCGCAAATTCGCCGGTTCTACCCAGAGTCCTTCGGCGCGTACTACGAACCGTTCGTCGGCAGTGGGGCCGTCTTCTTCGATCTCTACACTCGCGGACTGCTCGCCGGCCGGCAGGCTGTCTTGATGGACAACAACGCGGACCTCGTCGGCTGTTACCTGATGGTCCGTGATCAGGTTGACGCGGTCATCCAGCATCTGAGAGAGCTGGCCCTCGCCTATCGGGCAGATCCGCGAGCCCACTACTACAGCGTCCGCGATGAGCAGTTCAATCCCGAGCGGCACCAAATCTTCAATGGAGACGCCCCGAAGAGCTCCCGCTACACGCCGGCGTTGGCAGCCAAGCTGATTTATCTCAATCGAACGGGGTTCAATGGTCTGTTCCGCGTGAACTCGCAAGGACAGTTCAATGTGCCGCTCGGCCGCTATACGAACCCGCGGATCTGCGATCGAACGAATCTCCAACAGGTGGCACGTGCCCTGGCTGAGACGCGAGCCGATATCTGCCAAGCGCCCTTCCAGACAGTGCTCGACCGCGCGCAGCCTGGGGACTTTGCGTACTTCGATCCACCGTACGCACCCTTGAGCCGAACGGCATTGTTCACATCCTACACGGCAGACCGATTTTCCCTGCCCGATCAACAACGCCTCCAACAGGTCACGATCGAGCTGGCGCGTCGAGGCTGCTGGGTGCTGCTCAGCAACTCGACGGCGTCGGAGATCGCCGATCTGTACGACGGCAATCGCGAGGCCAAGGCGGCCGGCCTGTCTGCTTACCAAATCCCGGCGAGGCGCGCGATCAACTCAGACGCGACCGGTCGTGGTCAGATTCTCGAATACCTGATCACGAACCTCCCGCGACACGACGAAACCGAAGGTCATCCCCAGTCAGCGGCCAACTTCTCGTCCAATGGGCTATCATGAAGCAAATGATAGGTCGTCACTCCGCGTCTCACGACGCGGCGCTTGGCCCGCGCACACGACGCGCTCGCTGAAGCGCAAAGGCTACTCCCCCATGATGAAAGCGCTGTTGATCCTATTGGTGGTGGCCGGTCCGCTGATGCCCATGGCTGCTGATCGGACGAGCCTCGAAACCATCTCCTCACCGTCCGACCCCGGCGCCCCCGCGGCTCGCGTAACCACGGGAAACGGCCTCGTCGAGGGAATCACCGAAGCGAGCGGCATTCGTGTGTTCAAAGGAATTCCATATGCCGCACCGCCCGTCGGCGAGCTCCGGTGGAAGCCACCGCAACCGGTCAGCGACTGGGAGGGCGTGCGCGCCGCGGACCGCTTCGCGGCTCAGTGCATGCAGCAGCGTGTGTACGACGACATGGTCTTCCGGAACGATGGGGTGAGCGAGGACTGCCTGTATCTGAACGTATGGACGCCGGAGACTTCGACCGACACGCAGTTGCCGGTCCTCGTGTACTTCTATGGAGGCGGCTTCGTGGCCGGCGACGGTTCGGAGCCGCGCTACGACGGCGAGAGCATGGCGCAAAAGGACATCGTCGTCGTGACCATGAGTTACCGCCTGGGCATCTTCGGCTTTTTCGCGCACCCCGAGCTGACGAAGGCATCCCCGCACCAGGCGTCCGGCAACTACGCCCTGATGGACCAGGCCCAGGCCCTCCGCTGGGTGCAGCAGAACATCGCCGCGTTCGGAGGCGACCCCAAGAGGGTGACGATTGCCGGCGAGTCGGCCGGGTCGTTCGCGGTCAGCGCCCAGATGGCGTCGCCCACGTCGAAGGACCTAATCGCGGGCGCCATCGGCGAGAGCGGCTCGCTGCTCGGAGAGCGGCAACCCGCCTCACTCGCCGAAGGAGAGCAGAAAGGCGTGACGTTCGCCCAGGCCGTGGGCGCCACGTCGCTGGAGGCGCTCCGTGCTCTGTCGTCGATGGAGCTGCTCGCAGCCGCCGGCCGCTCCGGGATGCCACGCTTCGGCCCAATTGTCGACAGCTACTTCTTTCCGAAGGCGCCGGCCGAGATCTATGCCGCTGGTGAACAGGCGCACGTTCCGCTGTTGGTCGGCTGGAACTCCGAGGAGAGGAACTACGAGGCGCTGCTGGGAGACAACGGCCCCACAGCAGAGAGCTTTGCCGTGGCAGTGCGCGATCTCTACGACGATGGCGCCGACGAGGTCCTAGAGCAGTACCCAGCGTCGACGAACGAGGAGGCCGTGCAGTCGGCAACGGATCTCGCCGGCGATCGGTTCATTGGCTATAGCACCTGGAAGTGGTTCGACCTGCACCGACAGACGGGTGACGCGGATGTGTATCGGTACTTCTATGCTCACCCACGGCCACCGATGAAGCCGGAGATGGGCAAAGCCATTCCGGGAGGCGCAGACGGCGTGAAAGAAGGCGAGGATGCGGAGGCCAACCGCCCGCCGCCCCGTGGAGCCGTGC
This window contains:
- a CDS encoding MreB/Mrl family cell shape determining protein, with amino-acid sequence MSARSLFSLFSSDLAIDLGTANTCVYVRGKGIIVSEPSMVAINKVNGRIEAVGREAKDMLGRTPGNIVAIKPMKDGVIADFEVTERMLAYFIKKAHNRNVWVRPRIVIGVPSEITQVEKRAVKDSAYRAKASEVYLVEEAMAAAIGAGMPITEPSGNMIVDIGGGTTDIAVISLAGIVYSKAVRVAGNEMDEAIIDYIKKTYNLLIGERTAEQIKMEIGSAYPLDERLATEIKGRHLIEGVPKTITITDEEIREALAETVNVIVDAVRVALERTPPELSADIVDRGIVLTGGGSLLRNLDKRLREETGLPLAMAEDPLSSVVLGAGKMLSDFNLLRKISID
- a CDS encoding diguanylate cyclase; the protein is MRKVQTPTAPNAVADTIVEWLTRWLPLPCWVVAVQEPTGTIRVLGARGLTPARRPVVLAIARRTLQAGDPFWAARDVRRAMGIGSAIAGVAFVLVDRRRAVATLVGLDSAPAVETPRCSRTLSRELGLLFSPMVYALDVSMHLERAQALSVTDELTGLYNARYLRRALAQEVARSQRTGRPVAVLFGDLDHFKRVNDTYGHLLGDQALAETADLLRSAVRDGDVFARYGGDEFAAVLPDTAEASAVALGTRLIERLAGHTFLASEAEPLRLTISIGVAAASNPPASAGALLRAADQAMYWVKAHGRNDLHVASPRIARASRVEKRR
- the sppA gene encoding signal peptide peptidase SppA, which produces MSRVSDRKADSVAARRGLWLVLILIVVAVLTSAAGLAFVYTFVGGPRPIPSNATLVLRLSADLPEHQPSGLPAFWREQPTLNGLIGALRRAKSDRRIKGVVVSSAGAAALWGKTQELRDALLDFRRSGKPLVAHLEYAGNQEYYLASACDRVYLMPSGTLDLAGLASYELFLRGTLDKLGIYPDLVHIGDYKTAVNTFTEEGFTPAHREMATSLNADAFRELVRGIAASRKKSEAEVRALVNGGPMLPEDALEHGLVDGLAYLDQVGAKSGIGESSQLLDVGDYIAVDDHRLGHTRGSRVALIYAVGTITPGRSGDSWQGGYVGADTLNEYIREVRKDRSIEAVVLRIDSPGGSSIASDAIWRELMLTRDVKPIIVSMSDLAASGGYYIAMPAHVIVAQPGTLTGSIGIFGGKFVTAGLMSKLGARVDSVAEGRFAEMGSPARRFTPDERAKLEEHMQAFYDQFVEKVAQARRRTPDQIDALAQGRVWTGRQAKDLGLVDELGGLPRAIAIARKRANISDDAPVELVTYPPRKGFFEWLADPLSAAEEGRSLLLEAMATPNERRALAAVQTPLSLLRLGDPLALMPYVFVRP
- a CDS encoding DUF433 domain-containing protein → MAALDWSQCPEVESIPGKVSGAWVLRGTRMPVSIIFENLEAGMTVDEVMEQFDVTREQVNAVIDFVTRSLEEVPAGGA
- a CDS encoding Dam family site-specific DNA-(adenine-N6)-methyltransferase, with the translated sequence MAREKTPPPALEAKPLDLDSHVRPFLKWAGGKRQLLPQIRRFYPESFGAYYEPFVGSGAVFFDLYTRGLLAGRQAVLMDNNADLVGCYLMVRDQVDAVIQHLRELALAYRADPRAHYYSVRDEQFNPERHQIFNGDAPKSSRYTPALAAKLIYLNRTGFNGLFRVNSQGQFNVPLGRYTNPRICDRTNLQQVARALAETRADICQAPFQTVLDRAQPGDFAYFDPPYAPLSRTALFTSYTADRFSLPDQQRLQQVTIELARRGCWVLLSNSTASEIADLYDGNREAKAAGLSAYQIPARRAINSDATGRGQILEYLITNLPRHDETEGHPQSAANFSSNGLS
- a CDS encoding carboxylesterase family protein: MKALLILLVVAGPLMPMAADRTSLETISSPSDPGAPAARVTTGNGLVEGITEASGIRVFKGIPYAAPPVGELRWKPPQPVSDWEGVRAADRFAAQCMQQRVYDDMVFRNDGVSEDCLYLNVWTPETSTDTQLPVLVYFYGGGFVAGDGSEPRYDGESMAQKDIVVVTMSYRLGIFGFFAHPELTKASPHQASGNYALMDQAQALRWVQQNIAAFGGDPKRVTIAGESAGSFAVSAQMASPTSKDLIAGAIGESGSLLGERQPASLAEGEQKGVTFAQAVGATSLEALRALSSMELLAAAGRSGMPRFGPIVDSYFFPKAPAEIYAAGEQAHVPLLVGWNSEERNYEALLGDNGPTAESFAVAVRDLYDDGADEVLEQYPASTNEEAVQSATDLAGDRFIGYSTWKWFDLHRQTGDADVYRYFYAHPRPPMKPEMGKAIPGGADGVKEGEDAEANRPPPRGAVHSAEIEYAMGNLATNAAYAWTPDDYKVSEIMQGYFANFVKTGNPNGPGLPNWPAAGNTRDGQIMLMRLTVSSAAEPASHQGRYLLLERLSTK